The Vanessa atalanta chromosome 2, ilVanAtal1.2, whole genome shotgun sequence genome has a segment encoding these proteins:
- the LOC125068929 gene encoding solute carrier family 22 member 3-like, with translation MGDLMESGQWLIDFIAEHEIAQGIEDAEDDIGSALETVIKHVGEIGLYQRMLFVIMMPFGLVWSFSYFGQMFITATPQEHWCRVPELDGLSVDLRRSLSIPKLSDTEYDHCFMFDANWTQVLETMLPPDAETPTIPCTNGWEFLFDDIPYSTIVNEREWVCDKSSLVPWSQTISFFGSVVGGILCGTLADKYGRLPVLILANASIAMYFGGGCLLLPWLSLWISDWKFLSVAMSVPAVLVLATPFVVPESARWLISKGKTDEAVKVLRKFEKINKSKIPDDVLENFIMVANKTKEKSQSVLMIFKTPSLRGMVTALVIAFMGVALMFDNVIRLSENLGLDFFLTFTVTSATEIPSIIILVLLLDRIGRRFFVTAPMMIAGVLCLAAAFVPRGAASVALAVSARFFNNMSYGTVIQWTPELLPTPVRASGASFVHISAFAAVMISPFIIYSDRVWEGLSLIIVGVIGIVASCVALLVPETKGRRMPQTLDNWETLASTTCFSKKRDAADKTRYR, from the exons atgggcgaCTTGATGGAAAGTGGGCAGTGGCTCATAGATTTTATTGCG gaACATGAAATAGCACAGGGCATCGAAGATGCCGAGGACGATATAGGATCAGCATTAGAGACAGTCATAAAACATGTCGGAGAAATTGGTCTATACCAACGAATGCTCTTTGTTATTATGATGCCTTTTGGTCTGGTGTGGTCCTTCTCGTACTTCGGGCAGATGTTTATAACGGCAACTCCTCAGGAACATTGGTGTCGTGTGCCAGAACTGGATGGACTTAGTGTGGATTTGAG GAGATCTCTGTCTATACCCAAACTATCGGACACGGAATACGATCACTGTTTTATGTTCGATGCTAATTGGACGCAAGTATTGGAAACGATGTTACCTCCAGATGCAGAAACTCCAACCATTCCTTGTACGAATGGTTGGGAGTTCCTGTTCGATGACATACCGTATTCAACTATTGTTAACGAG cgTGAATGGGTTTGCGACAAATCGAGCCTAGTGCCTTGGTCACAGACAATTTCCTTTTTTGGATCCGTAGTCGGTGGGATTTTATGCGGAACCTTGGCTGATAAATATGGACGTCTACCTGTGCTTATAT TGGCCAACGCGTCGATTGCGATGTACTTTGGGGGCGGGTGCTTGTTGCTGCCCTGGTTATCCTTATGGATATCTGATTGGAAGTTCCTGTCGGTTGCGATGTCTGTACCAGCGGTGCTTGTGTTGGCTACACCATTTGTAGTGCCTGAAAGTGCTcg GTGGTTGATAAGCAAAGGTAAAACAGATGAAGCAGTAAAGGTTTTaaggaaatttgaaaaaattaacaaatcaaaGATACCAGACGACGtattagaaaattttatt ATGGTAGCGAACAAAACTAAAGAAAAGTCTCAAAGTGTTTTGATGATATTCAAAACGCCTTCACTTCGAGGGATGGTGACAGCGCTGGTCATCGCGTTCATGGGCGTGGCGCTGATGTTCGACAACGTCATCAGGTTGTCTGAGAACCTCGGTCTCGACTTCTTCCTCACGTTCACCGTGACGTCGGCTACGGAGATACCGTCTATAATCATTCTAGTGCTGTTACTGGACAG gaTTGGCCGCCGATTTTTCGTCACAGCCCCAATGATGATAGCTGGAGTGTTATGTTTGGCAGCCGCTTTCGTTCCTCGAG GCGCGGCGTCGGTGGCGCTGGCGGTGAGCGCGCGCTTCTTCAACAACATGTCGTACGGCACGGTGATCCAGTGGACGCCGGAGCTGCTGCCCACGCCCGTGCGCGCCTCGGGCGCCTCCTTCGTGCACATCAGCGCCTTCGCCGCCGTCATGATTTCTCCCTTCATTATTTACTCT GATCGCGTGTGGGAGGGTCTATCGCTGATCATAGTAGGGGTGATCGGTATCGTGGCTTCCTGTGTGGCGCTGCTGGTGCCCGAGACGAAGGGCCGTCGCATGCCGCAGACCTTGGACAACTGGGAGACCCTTGCCTCTACTACCTGCTTCTCTAA GAAACGGGATGCAGCCGACAAAACACGCTATAGATGA